Within Candidatus Goldiibacteriota bacterium HGW-Goldbacteria-1, the genomic segment AAACAGCGACCGAGACTGTAACGGAGACTATAACGGAAACAGCCACAGAGACAGTGACAGAGACTATAACGGAAACAGCGACAGAGACTGTAACAGAGACAATAACAGAAACAGCGACAGAGACCGTAACAGAGACAATAACAGAAACAGCGACCGAGACTGTAACAGAGACAATAACAGAAACAGCGACCGAGACTGTAACGGAGACTATAACAGAAACAGCTACAGAGACCGTGACAGAAACTATAACGGAAACAGCGACCGAGACTGTCACGGAGACTATAACAGAAACTGCTACAGAAACTGTAACGGAGACGGTTACAGAAACTGCCACTGAGACTGTAACTGAAACAGCCACTGAGACTGTAACTGAGACAATAACAGAAACGGTAACTGAGACGGTGACAGAAACGATAACAGAAACAGCGACCGAGACTGTGACAGAGACTATCACTGAAACGGCAACAGAGACTGTGACAGAGACTATAACAGAAACCGCGACTGAAACTGTAACAGAGACTATCACTGAAACGGCAACAGAGACGGTTACGGAGACTATCACTGAAACGGCAACAGAGACGGTTACAGAGACTATAACAGAAACAGCCACAGAGACAGTGACAGAGACTATAACAGAAACAGCCACAGAGACAGTGACGGAAACCGTTACAGAAACGGCTACTGAGACTATAACGGAAACAGTTACTGAAACTGTAACGGAAACAATAACAGAAACGGCTACTGAAACTGTGACGGAGACTATTACGGAAACAGCAACAGAGACAGTGACCGAAACCATTACAGAAACGGCTACTGAGACTATAACGGAAACAGTTACTGAAACTGTAACGGAAACAATAACAGAAACGGCTACTGAGACTGTGACAGAGACTATTACGGAAACAGCAACAGAGACGATAACAGAGACTGTAACCGAAACGGCTACAGAAACTGTCACAGAGACGATAACTGAGACTGTAACCGAAACGGCTACAGAAACTGTCACAGAGACGATAACTGAGACGGCCACGGAGACAATCACAGAAACAGTAACAGAAACTATGACAGAAACGGCCACCGAAACAGTAACTGAAACGAGCACAGAAACTGCAACGGAAACTATTACGGAAACTGCAACAGAAACTGTCACGGAGACAATTACAGAGACGGCAACCGAAACAGTAACGGAAACAATTACAGAGACATCTACAGAGACTGTCACGGAAACAATAACCGAAACAGCCACAGAGACCGTTACGGAAACTATAACTGCAACTATAACTGAAACGGCAACGGAAACTGTTACAGAAACTATGACTGAAACTATGACTGAAACGGCAACAGAGACTGTAACAGAGACAATAACGGAGACGGCAACAGAAACTGTTACTGAAACTGTAACGGAAACAATAACAGAAACAGCCACAGAGACGGTAACCGAAACTATGACAGAAACTATTACAGAAACTGCAACAGAAACAGTAACTGAAACAATGACAGAGACGGCTACAGAGACTGTCACGGAAACAATGACAGAAACTATAACGGAGACTGCAACTGAAACCGTAACTGAGACAATTACAGAGACGGCTACAGAGACTGTAACCGAGACAATTACAGAGACGATGACGGAAACTGCGACAGAGACCGTAACCGAAACAATCACGGAGACAGCCACTGAAACAATAACAGAGACTGTTACAGAAACAATGACAGAGACAGCAACCGAGACAATTACGGAGACAATGACGGAAACGGCAACAGAGACCATTACAGAAACTGTTACAGAGACAATGACAGAAACGGCAACGGAGACTGTTACGGAAACTGCTACTGAAACTATGACCGAAACAATAACAGAAACTGTAACGGAGACTGCAACTGAAACGATAACCGAAACTGCAACGGAGACAGTTACAGAGACGATGACAGAAACTGTTACGGAGACAATAACAGAAACGCTTACAGAGACTGCAACGCCGACACCGACAAATACTCTGTCTCCTACATTTACTGAAACTTCAACGCCTACAGCGACAGAAACGGATACGCCGTCTGTAACGCAAACAAATACAGAAACTGTAACTGCGACTTCCACAGAAACTAATACGCAGACAGTTACAGAAACGGTTACAGAGACTGTAACGGCAACGAATACGCCGACTATACTGCTGTCGCCGACATCAACGCCTACTTCAACATCAACAAATACAATGTCAAATACGCCTACGCTTACAGCCACGGCAACCGCTACCGGTACTGCCACAGCATCAAGGACTATGACCTTTACAGCCACGGCTTCGCCTACTGTTACGCTTACCCCTGCGTTATCGGCAACTTCCACTGCCACACCGACGGTAACGCTTACTGTTACAGCCACAGTTACCGCGACTAATACGCAGACATCAACGCCGACAGAGTCAGAGACATCCACTATTACTGCCACCTGGACCGCTTCGCCGACTATTACGGTCACGCCTACGGTCACGCCGCTGCCGAATTACCAGATAACGATAAAAATATATAATTCCGCGGGTGAAGTGGTAAAAGAGCTTTCCAGAGACGTTGAATACGGGACATACAATATGTTTAAAGACTTCACGGTGGAAAATCCGGTATTCAGCCCGGATGACGGCGGTACGGTAAGGCTCAATATAGAAGGTATGATAGTGGAATGGGATGGCAAGAACGAGCAGGAAAAGAGTGTTGAAAACGGCGTATATTACATACATGTGGAATGCAAGGATGAATATGGTTTTGTTCACTCGGTCACAAAAGATGTCACTGTGCTTACCAACAGCGTGAAAATGCAGGTCAGAATTTACAGCAGCGCGGGTGAAATTGTAAAAATTATACCTGTGGATATGACATATACTGCAACTGATGATATTATAAAGATAGTACCTGAACCTCCGCAGGCGTTTGTGCCGGGCGATAACAATCAGGTAAACTATGTGCAGATTATTTATAACGGGCAGACGATTCTCTGGGATGGTACTAATGACTTTGGTACAATTGTGGGCAACGGCGTTTATACCGTGCAGATAGTAAATGTTAACACCAAAGGGTATAAGATTGTGGCTGCGTCTAACCTGACAGTTCTTCATAATGGTTATGAGATTCTGTCAAATATCAGGATTATACCCAATCCTATTGACCTTGCACAATACAGGATACTTACCATAAGGTATGACGCTATGGCAGGCACCCGCATCAAAGCGAAGCTGTATAACATTGCGGGTGAACTGATAAAGACGCTTGAACCTGCAGCCGGCGCGCTTGAGATTAGGTGGAATATAATGGAATTTGACAAGCCGCTGCCTGCCGGTGTGTATGTTGTGGTTATAGAGGCAAGGTCTAATAATGGAATGACAAAGAATGCCGTAGAAAAATTTACCATGATAAGGTAATACTTTCCGGCTATAAAATCCAAGGAATTCATAATGTCAAAAAAACTGTTTTGTTTATTATATTTATTGGTAAACGGTTAATGCTGCGCACAAGGGTAAGCGAATTAACCGGCGGTGAAATAAATGTTCTGATGGCATATACATATGACGGCAGGGAACTGATAAGGCAGGGCGTTGAAATAACACCGCGTATGGCGGAAAAATTAAGAGAGCAGAAGATAGGTTTTGTCTACGCGGACGGCCCGGTGACAGTGTCCGCAGTTTTTGACAGGAACATCATTTCCGGGCTGCATAAGGTTATTGCCTGTTTTGTTGAAAGCGGCGGCAATGACGCGGAAATATTAAGAAAGTATAATGACACCGAAATAAAAAGTTTTCTGTCTGTCAACAATGAAACGGGAAAGTCAATTGCCTACGGGCATATAATGAAATATTTTGCCGGTAAAATGTATGATGCGCTTCGCGGCAGGACAGGCATTGTTTACGATTTTGTTGATTACAGGGGCGCGGAGAATTACTTTATTTTTCACATGGTCAATGTGTGCTGTATGTGCATGGCGACGGCTCAAAATATGGGGCTTGACGGGGCTTCTGTAATTGATATCGGAATAGGTACAATGCTGTATGATTACCAGATGCAAAAGATGGATTTTTCCATGAAAAATGAAATATTAAAGACGGATGAAATGGAAAAAATTAAGGAACATACAGTGAATGCTCACCGGTATTTAAGGTCTGTTTACGGAATTCCTTCAAGGTCTTCCGCGATAGCCCTTCAGCACCACGAAAGGCATGATGGAAGCGGTTATCCCGGGCAGCTGAAAGGCGGCGGGATACTGCTTTTAAGCAGAATAGCTGCAGTATGCGACGTTTATGATTCAATGGTATCGCAAAGGCAGCACAGGCCGGCATATAATCCGGAAGAGGCGTGGGATTATATAAAAATAAATTCAGGCGTTATTTTTGACCCTGAAACAGTAAGTGTTTTTTTACGTACTGTCCCCAAGTATATGCCCGGCGATATTGTACATCTTGCGTGTGAAAAATATGGCCTTGTAGTAAAAAATAATTCTGACAGGCCTGAAAACCCTGATATAATAATAATTGAAAAAACGCTTGAAAATGATATAATCGGGATGAAAATTGAAAAAAAATCAGACGCGGTTGCGGCTGAAGGGGATTTTCAGATATTAAAGACAACCGCAAGAATAAGGTGAAAGTTTAATGGGAAAGACTATAGCAGTTGTTAACCAGAAAGGCGGCGTGGGTAAAACCACCACCACAGTCAATTTATCCGCTTATCTGGCGGTAAAAGGCAGAAAAGTTCTTCTTGTTGATATTGACCCGCAGGGCAATGCCACGATAGGGCTTGGTATCAATAAACACGCTGAAGAATCAAACATAAATGACGTGCTTATGGGTGATGAAAATATCGCCGCGGTTATAAAAAAAACATCGGTTGACGGCTTGTTTCTTGCCGCTTCAAATGTGAATCTTGCCGGTGCGGAAATACAGCTGGTAGAAATGGCAGAGCGTGAATACAGGCTTAAACAGGCGCTTGCTGAAATTAAAAAAGATTACGACTACATTTTTATAGACTGTCCGCCGGCGCTTGGGCTTTTAACCTTGAATTCCCTTGTTGCCGCGGATTCTGTCCTTATTCCGATACAGTGCGAGTTTTACGCGTTAGAAGGCCTTGCCAGGCTGCTTGAAACTGTGGAACTGGTTAAGGACAGCCTTAATCCGGATCTTATGATAGAAGGGGCGCTTATCACAATGTTTGATTCCCGCACAAGCCTTTCGGTACAGGTGCTGGAAGAAATAAAGAAAAAATTCAAAAACCGAGCCTATGACACCATAATTCCAAGAAATGTAAGGCTGTCTGAAGCGCCGGGTTTTGGCCAGACAATACTGCAATATGATAAAGGTTCCCGCGGCGCAAAAGCATACGAAAATCTTGCCGAAGAAATAATTAAAGGTGAAAAACACGCATCAAAAGAGAGGTTGGTAAAATGAGTTCAGGAAAAAGCAGGCTTGGAAAAGGCCTTGACGCGTTAATCCCGGGTTCAAGAGCTAAATTAAGCGGGCAGGCGCCTGTAGTTCTGTCCTCGGGATTGTCAGAAATAAATGTTTCTGATATTAAACCGAATACACTGCAGCCCAGAAAAACTTTTACGGCTGATAAAATGGAAGAATTAATACAGTCTATAAAAGAAAACGGCATTATAGAACCCATTATTCTCAATGAAACGGGTTCGGGAAAATATGAAATTATTGCCGGCGAAAGGCGTTTTATAGCCGCACAGAGGGCGGGTTTAAGAAAGGTACCCGCGGTTATAAAAAATGTCACCGCAATGAAAAAACTTGAATGGGCGGTTGTGGAAAATATAATAAGAGAAGATTTAAATCCCATAGAAGAAGCAATGGCGTATAAGCAGCTTATGGAAGGTTACAGGATGACGCAGGAGCAGCTTGCCGCAAAACTTGGGCGCGTAAGGGCGACTGTGGCCAACACGTTAAGGCTTCTTATGCTCCCGGAATCTGTCCAGCAGTATGTAAAAACCGGACGTTTAAATGAAGGCCACGGCAAAGTACTTCTGGGTATTGATGATAAAAGCAGGCAGAAAGCACTTGCGGAACAGGCGGTAAAAAAAGACCTTTCTGTAAGGGAGCTGGAAGAACTGGTTGCGGATATGCCCGGAAAAAGAACAAGAAATACTTCAAGGCCGTCAGATAGTTCCGCGGAAATGAAGGATATTGAAAAGGAAATGAAGTTTAAGCTTGGAACAAAAGTCAGTATTAAAGGCAGTTATAAAAGGGGCAAAATAGAGATAGAGTATTATAATAAGGAAGACTTTGAAAGGATACTGCAGGTTTTCAGGGATTAGTATAAAAAAGCGGTTAAATTAAAACGCACCCTTTTGGGTGCGTTTTTTTATTTAATTGGGTTTCTTTTTATAGCCGGCGGCATCTATCTCTTTTTGAAGCTGTTGAACCCAGGCGTTATATTCGGGTTCTATTTCTTTAAGCCTTTCGCGGGATTTTTTTACCCATTTACTTTCAGGCGGCGTGAAAAGGTCTGTAACAGTCTGATACTGTACATAAGCGTTTTTTAAGGAGTTATCCTCCATCAGCATTCTGTACTGTGGTTCGGATATTTTCTTTTTTGAAAGCTGGTCATCGTAATACTGTTTTTTTGCTTCCGCGTTCTTATAAAAAGAAAGGTGCCTTTCGCCTTCAAGGAATTCGCGTTTTGCCCTGCGTACAACTTCAAGCGGTGCCATGATAAAAAAGGCAATTATAAAAACTGAAAGCGCAAGCCCTGTATTTATAAGAATTTTCTTTGTGTTTTCGGTCATTTTAAATGCTCCTTTGCTGATTTATTGCCTAATTTTAAGGTTAAACAGGCTGTTTGTCAACATGATAAACTTGTGAAAACACAGTTATCCTGTTGCGCCCGGCACCGGGGTATTATATAATTAAAAATCAAAATATAATAAGAGGTATGATATGGATAAAAGTTATGAAAAAGCCCTGAAATACTGCCTGAACCTGCTGTCAAAACAGGATTATCCGGAGCTGGAAATAAGGAAAAAACTTGAAAAAAAAGGCAATGATAACGATACAATTGAAAAGATAATTAATTACCTTAAAGGAAAAAACTATTTAAATGACAGGGCTTTTATGGCTCGGCTTGTGGAAAAATATACAAAAATAGAGCCCGCGGGGAAGCTGTTTATAGCCGCGAAACTGGAAGGCAGGGGTTTCACGGAGAAAGATTATAGCGAAATCTTAAGCGGGCTTGATGAAACAAAACTTGCGAAAGCGGCAATGGCATACAGAAAAAAGAGCAAACCGAAGGATAAAGATAAGTTTAATAATGCCCAATATTGGGGCAAATATCTTGTTTTAAGGGGCTTTGAGTATGATATAATTGAAAAAATCACAGATGGAATGAAGGAGGAATTTTAATTGAAAAGCGCTGAATTAAGAAAATTATATCTGGAGTTTTTTGAGTCCAAAGGCCACCTGATAAAGCCAAGCTGGTCCTTAATACCTGAAGACCCGTCACTGTTATTCACGGTGGCAGGAATGGTGCCTTTTAAGAATTACTTTCTTGGAAAGGTTCCGCTGACGTTTACAAGGGCTACCACGTCCCAAAAATGCATAAGGACGAATGACATAGACAATGTGGGGCGTACCAGAAGGCATCACACCTTTTTTGAAATGCTTGGCCATTTTTCATTTGGCGATTATTTTAAAGAAGACGCCATAAAATGGATATGGGAATTTTTAACCGAAACGGTAAAATTACCTAAAGACAGGCTTTACATAACCATATATCTTGATGATAACGACGCTTATGATATATGGTTGAAAAAGATGAAAATTCCCGAAGACCGTATTTTCAGGCTAGGGAAAGACACTAATTTCTGGGAAATGGGGCCTGTGGGGCCGTGCGGCTATTGCAGCGAGATATATTTTGATTTTGAACCGGATAATAAATCCAAGGTAACAGCGCAGGATATAGAGACCAACGATAACCGCTTTCTTGAAATATGTAACAGCGTTTTTACGGAATTTGACAAGCAGCCGGACGGAAAACTTCTGCCGCTGGCACAGAAGAATATTGATTTTGGAATGGGGCTTGAAAGGCTTGCGGTGGTCTCCCAGGGCGTGTTATCCAATTTTGAAACCGACCTTTTTATGCCGATAATAGCGCAGGCAGAGGAAATTGCCGGGACCAAGTACGGCAAGGATGAAAAGATAAATATATCACTGCGCGTAATCGCGGATCATGCCAGGGGTGTTTCTTTCCTTATCGGTGACGGGGTGCTTCCGTCAAATGAAGGGCGCGGTTATGTATTAAGAAGGATAATCAGGCGCGCCGTCAGGCACGGCAGGCTTCTTGGCATTAAAGAGGCTTTTCTTCATACACTTGTACCGACAGTGGCGGAAATAATGAATGATGCGTATCCGGAAATTTCACAGAGAAAAGATTACATAATGCAGATAATAAAAATGGAAGAAGACAAGTTTGCAGAGACAATGGACAAGGGAATTGAACTGCTTAATCACGAAATAAAAGGGCTTAAAGATAAAGGTGAAAAGCATTTATCAGGCGAAGCCGCGTTTAAGCTTTATGATACTTTTGGATTCCCCATAGAAATAACCGAAGAAATTCTGGCGGAAAACGGAATGAACGTGGATAAAGACGGGTTTAAATCTTCAATGGAAGCGCAGAGGGCAATGGCAAAGAAAGCGTGGAAAGGGATAAATTCCGAACTTGGCGAAAAGATGCCAAAGGGAACCATTGAAAAACTTAATGTAACAAAATTTACCGGGTATGAAACCATTAATGAAGACGGGTGTAAAGTTTTACTGCTTGCCGCGAAAAAAGAAAAAGTATCATCAGTGTCTGCCGGGCAGGAGGCATATCTGATACTGGATAAAACTCCTTTCTATGCCGAAAGCGGAGGCCAGGTAGGCGACAGCGGAATGATTTATTTTGACAGCGGCGAAGCAAAGGTAAAAGACACGCAGAAAATGGATGAAAAATTTATTCATATCATAAAGGTAATAAAAGGCGAAATTAAAGAGGGAATGACGGTTAAGGCGCAGGTTGATAAAAACGAAAGAAACGCGACGATGAAAAATCACACATGCACACACCTTCTTCAGGCGGCTTTAAGGCTTGTGCTGGGACTTCATGTGGAGCAGGCTGGTTCATATGTGGGCCCCGACAGGTTAAGGTTCGACTTTACGCATTTTGCACCGCTGACTGAAGATGAAATAAAGAAAGTGCAGTTTATAATGAACGGGTGGATACAGGAAAGCTACGATGTAACAGTTGAACTGCTTGATTTTCATCAGGCCAAGGCAAAAGGGGCTATGGCGCTTTTTGACGATAAATATAAGGATAAAGTCAGAATGGTAACAGTCGGCGATGTCTCGCTTGAATTGTGCGCCGGTACGCATATCAGCAATTCCGGTGAAATTGGAATGGTCAAGATAATCTCGTACGGTTCCACGGCAGCGGGAGTGCGCAGGATAGAAGCCGTGACCGGAAGGGGCGCGGAAGCGCTGTTTGGGGAATACGATGATTTTATAAACGGCTTAAAAGAACAGTTTAAGGTATCGTCGATAGATGACATAAAGGAAAGGCTGAAAAAGCTTGCGGCAGAAAATAAAGAGATGGAAAAAAGCATTTCTGAATATAAAAAAGCTGACGTGTTAAAAAATGTGGAAAGTTACCTTGATTCCGCCGCGGAGATAAACGGATATATGTTTATAACTGTTAAGTTTGCGGATGCCGATAAAAAAGCGATAAGGGACCTTGGTGATATTTTAAAGGCAAGGGTAAAAAAAGGCGCGGCTTTAATTGCCAATTCCGCAGAGGGAAAAATATCGTTCTTATGTGTGGTTTCGGATGACGCAGCCGGAAAACTTGATGCCGGAAAGATAGTAAAAGAAGCGGCTGCTGTATGCGGCGGAGGCGGCGGCGGAAGAAAAGACATGGCCGAAGCCGGAGGCAAAGATCCGTCAAAAGTGGATGAAGCCATAAAAAAAGTAACAGAATTAATAAAAACTTTGACAGCATAGGAGAAATAAATTGAGAATAATGGCATTTGATTCAGGGACAAAAAGGATAGGAGTTGCATCAAGCGATGAAACCGCTTTGATAGCGGCCGGCATAGGCTACATAGAAGTAAATGAAAAAACAGATGATGAACTGAAAAAAGTGGTGGAAGAAAGAAAACCTGGCAGGCTTGTAGTCGGCAGGCCTTTAAACATGAACGGCACGGATAATCCCAAGACCACGTTTGCCAATGAACTTGCTGAAAAATTAAAGATACTTTTTCCGGGAATGGAAATAGTGATGTGGGATGAAAGGCTGACTTCCATGCAGGCTAATAAGATGCTTATTGCCGGGGGGATGAGGCGCGACAAAAGAAAAGAAACCGTGGACAAAGTGGCTGCGGCGCTTATTTTGCAGAATTATCTTGATTTTCTTAAAATGAGGGAGCGCAATGTCTGAAAAGAAAAAAACTTTAACGGCAGCTGTTAAATTTGTAACCGCGTTTTTTATGGCGCTGTTATCTGCCGTGATTTTCTGTTTTTTTATACCCGTGCAGCCGCTGTCCGGTGAAAAAGTAAATGTATATATAAATTACGGCTCCGGAATAAGGGCAATTTCCAGGGAACTGAAAAACGCCGGGATTATAAGAAACAGGACGGTTTTCAGAATTTATTCCATCATCACGGGAAATACAACAAAGTTAAAAGCCGGAGAATATGAATTTGGTTTCGGCGAAAATATAGCGGGCATTATGGACAGAATGGCAAAAGGGGATGTTATCAAGCACCCTGTCACCGTTACCGAAGGGATGGATGTATCCGAAATAGCCGCGGCGCTGGCATCAAAAAATATGGCTGACCCGGTGCGTTTTATGGCTTTGTGCAGGGATGCGGAGTTCCTTAAAAGAAACGGATTTCCAAAAAATAACGCGGAAGGTTTCCTTTTTCCGGATACTTACGGATTTGTAAAAGGGGAGACAGAAGAGCGCATAATAGCGGCGATGTACGCGCGGTTTAAACAGAAGGTTAACCTTAATATAGATGAAAATTATGTAATCAACGGTTATAAAATATCCGGATACGGCATTTTAAAACTTGCATCCATAATAGAAAAAGAAGCGCAGTTGGATTCTGAAAGGCCGAAAGTGGCTTCTGTATTTTATAACAGGTTAAAATCAGAAGAAGCATACCTGCAAAGGCTTGAATCCTGCGCAACCGTAAGATATGCAAAGAATAAGAAAAAAGGCGCCCTCTTATACAAGGACCTGAAATTTAATTCACCTTATAATACCTATATTGCCATTGGATTACCCCCCGGCCCTATATGCAATCCCGGAATTGAAAGCATAGAAGCGGCAATGGCGCCGGCAGATACCAAATACAGGTACTTTGTGGTAAAGGCTGACGGCGGGCATACTTTTTCAGAAACATTAGGGCAGCACAATGCCGCAAAACAGCAGTACAAGGATAACAAATGAAAAGGCTGTTAATTGCAGCAGCCCTGGTATTAACACAAGCGGCGTCTCTTTTTGCCTTTACCGCGAATTCAGGCGCGCCGGTATATACAGAACCCTATTACCTGCAGGTTGAATACGGCGAAAAATATTTTGAATATAGAAATTTTTATATAGTGCAGGGTGAAGACGGCTATTATAACTCACTGCTTGCCGGGCTTACTACACAGCTGCTTACAGGTATGGCACAGAACTTCAGGATTTCAATAAATCTTCCCGAAGGTTATTCGGCGGGGGTAAACCTTCTGCACATTCTGCAGAAAATGGGTGATTATAATTTAAATAATTTTCAGTCGCTTACAGTGGCAGCGGATAAAAAGATAGGGGACATGTTTTCCATAGGGGCGGGAATAAGGGTGCCCTTAATTGAAAACCTGCCGGATGACCCAAGGCTTTTGGATTATAGCGATAAGTTCAATCTTATATTAAGGGCGCAGGCTCAGGTGCCGTTATGGTTATTCCGCTTTTACGCGGATGTAAGGTTGGAGCAGAATCTTAAA encodes:
- a CDS encoding alanine--tRNA ligase — its product is MKSAELRKLYLEFFESKGHLIKPSWSLIPEDPSLLFTVAGMVPFKNYFLGKVPLTFTRATTSQKCIRTNDIDNVGRTRRHHTFFEMLGHFSFGDYFKEDAIKWIWEFLTETVKLPKDRLYITIYLDDNDAYDIWLKKMKIPEDRIFRLGKDTNFWEMGPVGPCGYCSEIYFDFEPDNKSKVTAQDIETNDNRFLEICNSVFTEFDKQPDGKLLPLAQKNIDFGMGLERLAVVSQGVLSNFETDLFMPIIAQAEEIAGTKYGKDEKINISLRVIADHARGVSFLIGDGVLPSNEGRGYVLRRIIRRAVRHGRLLGIKEAFLHTLVPTVAEIMNDAYPEISQRKDYIMQIIKMEEDKFAETMDKGIELLNHEIKGLKDKGEKHLSGEAAFKLYDTFGFPIEITEEILAENGMNVDKDGFKSSMEAQRAMAKKAWKGINSELGEKMPKGTIEKLNVTKFTGYETINEDGCKVLLLAAKKEKVSSVSAGQEAYLILDKTPFYAESGGQVGDSGMIYFDSGEAKVKDTQKMDEKFIHIIKVIKGEIKEGMTVKAQVDKNERNATMKNHTCTHLLQAALRLVLGLHVEQAGSYVGPDRLRFDFTHFAPLTEDEIKKVQFIMNGWIQESYDVTVELLDFHQAKAKGAMALFDDKYKDKVRMVTVGDVSLELCAGTHISNSGEIGMVKIISYGSTAAGVRRIEAVTGRGAEALFGEYDDFINGLKEQFKVSSIDDIKERLKKLAAENKEMEKSISEYKKADVLKNVESYLDSAAEINGYMFITVKFADADKKAIRDLGDILKARVKKGAALIANSAEGKISFLCVVSDDAAGKLDAGKIVKEAAAVCGGGGGGRKDMAEAGGKDPSKVDEAIKKVTELIKTLTA
- a CDS encoding Holliday junction resolvase RuvX, encoding MRIMAFDSGTKRIGVASSDETALIAAGIGYIEVNEKTDDELKKVVEERKPGRLVVGRPLNMNGTDNPKTTFANELAEKLKILFPGMEIVMWDERLTSMQANKMLIAGGMRRDKRKETVDKVAAALILQNYLDFLKMRERNV
- a CDS encoding endolytic transglycosylase MltG; this encodes MSEKKKTLTAAVKFVTAFFMALLSAVIFCFFIPVQPLSGEKVNVYINYGSGIRAISRELKNAGIIRNRTVFRIYSIITGNTTKLKAGEYEFGFGENIAGIMDRMAKGDVIKHPVTVTEGMDVSEIAAALASKNMADPVRFMALCRDAEFLKRNGFPKNNAEGFLFPDTYGFVKGETEERIIAAMYARFKQKVNLNIDENYVINGYKISGYGILKLASIIEKEAQLDSERPKVASVFYNRLKSEEAYLQRLESCATVRYAKNKKKGALLYKDLKFNSPYNTYIAIGLPPGPICNPGIESIEAAMAPADTKYRYFVVKADGGHTFSETLGQHNAAKQQYKDNK